A window of Bos mutus isolate GX-2022 chromosome 3, NWIPB_WYAK_1.1, whole genome shotgun sequence genomic DNA:
gatggccaaagtactggagtttcagctttagcatcattccttccagagaatacccagggctgatctccttcagaatggactggttggatctccttgcagtccaagggactctcaagagtcttctctaaaaccacagttcaaaagcatcaattcttcggccctcagctttcttcacagtccaactctcacatccatacatgaccactggaaaaaccatagccttgactagacggacctttgttggcaaagtaatgtctctgcttttcaatatgctatctaggttagccataacttttcttccaaggagtaagcgtcttttaatttcatggctgcagtcaccatctgcagtgattttggagctcagaaaaataaagtctgacactgtttccactgtttccccatctatttcccatgaagtgatgggaccagatgccgtgatcttcattttctgaacgttgagttttaagacgACTTTTATCCTCTAATATGGAttgagattaaaattttaaaagagtggCAATTATGATGCATAGTTATTTATAAGATCAAGTGGTCCTAGtcacgggcttcccaggcaacattagtggtaaataacccgcccgccaatgcgggagatgcaagagatgcagttttgatctctgggtcaggaagatcccctggaggagagcatggcaacccactcctgtattctttcctggaaaatcccatgggtagaagagcctggcaggctatagtccatagggtcacaaacagctggacatgactgaagcgacttagcaaccaCGCAGTCCCAGTAATAGAGAAGTGGAGCAGCAGGACGTTATCTCCCAACTAATACACAAGCCCCCTGAAAGTCCTAGAACAATTGGGCAGCCATGCTGCTAAAACGGGCACTCTGTATCACCTGGCAGCTTGAATGACAGTGGCAACTCAGTGTTAAAAGAGTGGGGTTCAGAATGTTCctctctccatagtggctgtatcaatttacattctcaccaacatggcaagagggttcccttttctccacatcctttccagcatttattatttgtagttttttgatGATGACTATTCTGAAGAatatgaggtgatatttcattgtagttttatttgcttttctttaaaaatgagagatgttgagcatcttttcatgtgtttattggccatctgtatgtctttggagagatatctgtttaggtcttctgctcattttctgattgtttttctgatattgaattGAATGAATTTATTGTATACTTTGaaggttaattctttgtcagtatggagattcctttaaaaaaaaagacttaggaATGAaactcccatatgacccagcagtctcaCTACAGGGTGTATAtcctaagaaaaccataattgaaaaagacacatttactccaatgttcattgcagcactatttacaatagccaggacatggaagcaacctagatgtccactgagaGACTAATGGGTAAAgaaattttgttatgtatataaatggaatattactcagccataaaaggaacaaatctgagtcacttgaactgaggtggatgaacctagatcctgttatacaaagtgaagtaagtcagaaagagaaaaacaaatattgtatattaacacatatgtatgtcatctagaaaaatggtactgatcaACCTATTTGCATGACAGGAATatagatgcagatgtagagaataaacttttggacacagcaggggaaggagagggtgggaagaattgagaaagtagccttgaaacatacattaccatatgaaaactagatagccaatgggaagttgttgtataatacagggagctcaagctggtgctctgtgacattCTAGAGGGGTAGAATGGGGAGGGGGTAAGTTTCAAGAGGgtgggacatatgtatacttaaggctgattcatgttatacagagaaaccagcacaacattgtaaagcaattatcctcaaattgaaaataaaaacaaaaaagagcatTGTCAAATCCACAGCATTGTCTGGGAGGTATAGCCCACTCGTCATTTCAGCAGACATCACATAGACTCCCATCATTTGGCAGGTAGTTGGTGTGGGGGTGGCTGAGATTGGGGGCGGGAATGTTGGACATACAACAGAAAAGAGACAGAAGGCAGAGATAGAGGAACAGGATGACCAATGTTGAAGAGAATTGAGTGCACTATGTGGGGAGATGCTGGAAGCCACTGGAAAAGTGGTTGGAGAGTGTTTCTTCCAAGTCAGAGAAAGGAGGAAACAGCCTGTTGTCCTGTGGGAACTCCCTTAGAAAACAGTCTTCATCCAAACCAAattgtcttctttttccttcaggACACATGGAGACTCATGGTCCTCCTAGGACAGGaaggtgaggaaaccaagacacATCTATGAAGAGAGCCAAACATCCATTTCTTTATCTGCACTGATGAGCTCTGCAACCAAGCTGTGAACCTGCAGTCCACCAACCTGTGCATAGTTTGCGTTTCAAATCTCTCACCTACAAGCAGGACCCTGCCCTCTAGTGTTGGCTGGGTGACCTGACATTCTACTTCCTGGAGAGGAAAGGGGCTGAAAGAAGAGGAGtagtgagctgccatctatggggtcgcacagagtcagacacgactgaagcggcttagcagcagcagcaactgagatGGAGAGAACTCCACCTCGGCCTGAtaacctcatttaatccttgatGATAGTAAGTTCAAAGTCAGTGGGCAAGACTGCAGTCCTTGGTAGTGAGTGGGGTGGACAGAGTGGAGGGCTTTCCCAGAAAGATTTAGTATTGCAAAGGGGGTTTGTGTGggatcacacatgcacacaagacGTGACTGTACCGCCTTTCCTCTCTTTGGGGGCTGTGGTTCTGGAAACTGCTGCAGGGTTTTAGGAAGGTTCTGAAAAATCTTGCCTCTAGCTCATCAATATCTTGGACTGCTTTGCTTTTTTGAAACATGCTAAAGAAGTGttgtaaataaatgtaatttcaaTGTATGGTGTAgaaaatgtttaaacatttttttgtcaattgacttcttccttttatatgtttatgGAAGTGTAGTTGACAAAGAATATATtgctttcaggtgtacaacatagtgattcaacttttcagttcagttcggttcagtcatgtctgactctttgtgaccccatggactgcagcatgccaggcctccctgtccgtcaccaactcccacagtttacttgaactcatgtccattgggtcagtgatacaatccaactatatcatcctctgttgtccccttctctttggccttcaatctttcccagcatcagggtcttttcaaatgagtcagttcttctcatcaggtggccaaagattcaccttttatatatacattaattgatcaccacaataagtctagtaatCATCTGTCACAATTAAGTATTGCAATATTATTGACAGTATTTGCTGTTCATTATATCCCTGTGACATTTACTTTATAACTGGAACTTTTTGCCTGTTAATTCCCTTCATTTATTTGGCCCATTacttcaaagtgaaagtcgctcagacatgtctgactctttgcgaccccatggactatatagtccatagaattctccaggccagaatactgaagtgggtagccgttgccttctccaggggatcttcccaccccagggatcgaacccaggtctcccttgttgcaggtggattctttaccagctgaggcacaagggaagcccattacctCAAACCCTGCCCTTTGGTGACCTCCTGTtagttctctgtatctttgaatctgtttctgttttttggtatttgttttttaaagactccacatataagtgaaatcatacagtatttgtctttctctatgtgacttatctcacttagcataataccctctgtGCCCAtacctgttgctgcaaatggcaagattcccTTCTTTATTATGGcttattaatattccattgtgtgtgtatatatcacatcATCTCTATCCACTCATTGAtcaatggacacctaggttgcctTTTGTATCTTAATTATCTGCTCTCCCTCTACTTTATCTTAATTTTGGCCTCGTATGTATTAACCTCTTTTCCTTCTTAAACGTGCCtaaacttttcttttccatttttatttgctgCATTTGCTCTTATGTTCTACTCTGAGAAGTAccctgtgtatgtgtatatgtgtgtgtgttttgtaatttgggggatctgtgtgtgtgtctgtgtatgagtGTATGGGTACATATGTGTGgatgaagatgtgtgtgtgtttgcatctgTGAATGTGTTTAAGAGCTTGGCAGGGAGAATGAGTGAAGAGTAGATAATCACGATGGAACaggaataaagaaataagaaaagaataaaggcagTGTGGGTAGAGTCAGAGATGGCATGAAGCAGACACCATCTACACTTAGATATGAATAATTTACTCTTTCAAGAAGAAAGTCCTACTCTAGCTACCCAAAGTAACAGACTCTGGTGGTCTTGCCTGCTCTCCCAATGCCAGCCTAGCAATGCTTGTGAgtatagtcacacacacacacacagacacacacacacgtgttccCAATGTCTAGATCCTTTCTGACTGCAGCTCTCACAAACAGCCCTTACTGTGGGCAGTTTCTGCTTCACGTGAAAGAACCATGAAGGAAGCTATCAGCCAGTGACACATACAGTCCGCTATCGAGTTAAACATATTTAATGGGGGCAGAGCAGGGAAGATTCACTCGATTCCCCCAACCCCAACATCCTCTTCAGATGAGCCCTGAGCAGCAGGAAGACTAGCTCAGCCAGTGAGCTTTTCAACCTGATTCAGAAGCTCAGGAACCCTCCAGACTGAATGTGAGGGAAACTTTTTACAGGGTACAAAGAAGCAGGGGTTATAATTCAGGGTGACAGCACACTCATTGCAAGTGGGACAACAGAAGCAAATGGAGGAGATTCAGCAGCTGGTGCTCAGTTCCTCAAAGGCGTGGATGTGGACCACATTACTTCTGCTTGGTCTTCTGCTGAGCTGGCCCTGGGATGACTGGTGAAGGACATGGCTCTGGAACCTTGGGGTGGCAGGGCTCTGGAACCTTGGGATGGCAGGGCTCCGGAACCTTGGGGTGGCACGGCTCCGGAACCTTGGGGTGGCAGGGCTCTGGAACCTTGGGGTGGCAGGGCTCTGGAACCTTGGGGTGGCAGGGCTCTGGAACCTTGGGGTGGCATGGCTCTGGAACCTTAGGGTGGCAGGGCTCTGGCACCTTGGTGTGGCATGGCTCCTTGGTTTGGGGGATGCATGTTTCctggggaggaggctggcagggctgTTTCACCTGATGCTGCTGAAGTTGTGGAGGTGGGATGCAGGGCTGCTTCTGCTGGTGGGAACTCATGCTTCAAAGGAGGCTGAACTTAGAGACAGAAAAGCTGACTCAATGATTTGACTAAACAGAGAAGAAATCAGGTTAAATGCCAAACAGTTTCACTTCAGGGCCCTTTAGAGGAGACAGTCTCTGTTCCTTCTAGCTAAATTTGATAGTTAAAACATGCTTTGATAATTTCTGAGGTTTTGCAAGAGGAGGAGCTTAAAGGCAACTCATTTCTGTGCCATATCAGGGGGATTCATTCCTCGGCTCCATTTCTTCCCCAGACACGTCACGTCCCTTATTGACAAAACCCAAAACCACATATTAAGTCATTTAGAAAGCGATGTAGAAAGAGCTGCACTGCACACACCTCTAGTATCACACAGAACACCTTGTGATTTATTGGATGAGTCTAGAATCTAAGCTCCTCCTACTTTACTCTGGCCTTTGTGTACACAGGCCTCTCTGAAATGCTTCCCTTCCCATCTCTGTGTGTCCAAATACTCCTCCATCATAGCTCACATCATGTGTCATCACCAGCAGCTCTTCTTGAGCTCCCCCAAACTGCCACTGCCTTTCCCTGACCCCTCTCTGATACCAGTCACTATCTACTTTAGATTTCAGCtacatgtgtgtacatgcattATCTTCCCTGCTAGGTTGTAAGTTTGTGAGGAAGTTCTGTGACCATTTGATCCCCTCCACAATGCCTAGCACTGTGCCTTAAgtataataaatattcagtagAGGTCCCTCTtatgaattaaaatttgtataataAGTTATCAGAAACAGGGAATAATGGTGTTGCTGAGTGTGTCCTGAGTTCTAGTGGTAACACAACCACTAATTTACCTTGAGAACTTACGAAGATTGTCCTCCTTTTTGACCCCCAGTTCCATAGCTGTCCACTGAAGGGGCTACCTTCACCAGCTCTAATGTCCTTTCAAACCCAAACCacgtttcatttaaaataaagatacccCAGTATTCTCTCTTCAGCCCTCTTACACGTGTTTGCCTCTGTCCATTTTCCAACAacgataaaataaaaatttcaaatagatTCTAATCAGAGACTCACCTGGTCCACAGAGAAGAACAGGTTGTCTGGTTGCTCCAGTCGGTTGTGAAGTCAACGGGCCAGCTGGCATTTTATACAATGAATGAGCCCTGCCTCAAGGAAATACAATCATCGGGGGCCCcctctgttttccttccttaCCTGTCAAGCACGATTCACCTGATTCCCCTCAATTATCAGTTGGCTCAGCTTTTGTGATGAAAACCACCCACTTGATATTCTTTGGCACTGGCTGTATGACAGTGATGTCACCTGGGCCTAATTCCAATTGCCCCTCCCCCGCAGACCCAGAATAGGGCTTATCTGGGGGAGGGGTGACCCACAGGCTTCCTGGAGCGTTTAATGAACTAATTCTGAAGAAAGGATTGAGTCCTTTTGCGGTAGTGCCACTTTCCTGCTGCCTTTTTCCTTGGGATGGTTGTTCCTCATGTGCTGTGGGATAGAGCACATTTGAGTAGATGAACAAGTGGGAAAGGAAGGGGATCAGATAAGCTGAAGTGGGCACGCGCTGTCTGCCTTATAATGCTAGATGCTAGAGAGCATGGAATTGACTGGTTATAGAGTCCTTGTCTGAAATGTCCTACACCCTTATGTTCATCCCTTCTCCTAACTCCATTAAACTACACACATTTGGAATTACTTAATTATcaccccccccaccaccaacAACCTCACCCCTCTCTGACTGGTTGCTAATCTGGGTAAACCTGCTTTGCTTTCACCAACCACACCTTCACCCCTCTCCTATTTCAGAGATTTTCAAGAGCTAATTCCTTTTCTGGGATAAACTTTTCTCTTCCCTCCACCCAGCCTTCAGGACATGGCCCTGCCCTCTTTCCTAACACAACTCTATACCACCCCCACCTGAAAACCTGGAAGTCTTTTCTAACCACCTTTACCCACAACCCATTCATGGAGTCCTCCAGGATGAACACTTCCCCACCTCTTgcccacttcctactccagacCCAGCATCTTGAGAATCTTGCTGGCTGCAATGGTTTCCTTCCTCTCTGGCTCTGTATCTTTGGGCgagtggagggtggggggtgctTTCTGTGCATCAAAAATGTGTCTGCTCAAAAcaacagttgttgttgttcagtctctcagccgtatccgactctttgcgaccccatggactgcagcacaccagacttccctatccttcaccatctcccggagcttgctccaactcatgtccaatCAGCTGCTTATGCCatttaaccatttcatcctttgtcatccccttctcctcctgccttcaatctttcccagcatcaggtcttttctaatgagtcagctctttgcgtcaggaggccaaagtattggggctttagcttcagcatcagtccttccaatgaatattcaggactgatttcctttaggatagactggttggatctctttgcaatccaaaggaccctcaagagtcttctccaacatcacagttcaaaagcatcaattcaacaGTGTTCCCATAGTAATTTCTGTatcctcattcattcaacaaacgttGAACAAGTTCTTAATATACACCTGTTATGTCTCATTCTAGGAGCTTTCCCAGTATGAAAACCCCTTCCCCTCAGAGTAAGAATTCCCTAGGGTGAGGGACACAGCCTAGTTCAGAGCCACTAGTTTAATGGAACTCTGAGATCTTCACTAGATCCATGCTTCTCAAGTGATAACAGTTTGAGGCTGTGGACGTGAAATAACTCACCCAAGACCAAACAAGAGACCCCATGAGAAAAGGAATTCCACACAGAAATCCTGTGTTCATCTTCATACTAGTCCATCCTTGCTCCTAATGCCTACAGAGCAAATTAAGCTCAGGCAGGAAAATGACTAAAGGTGGAAAGGGGGAACTCAGCCTTCCTGGCTTGGATCTGGGCCCACTCAGAGTCCTGGGAAAGCATCATGTGAGTGGCAGTGTGAGGTCAGGAAGAGCTTTGCCTTTTGGGTGAGCCCTTAATATTTGCTAAGATAAATCCTCTTAAGTAGGAAAAAAGCTACTGAATGTTTAAAGTGGCTCTGGGGATAAACAGAAGGTATTTCCAGCACTTCTAAAAATAGAAGGGGCATGAGTTAGCATAGGGCAAAGTAAGGGGCTCATCTAGTTTATCATCGTTCAGTGGACTGGgtctgagagagggagagaaaggctgAAATGCTAAAATGTCTGTTTTGAAGCAGAGTTGTTTTCACGTTGGAGGAAGTCCCAGGGGCAAAGTGACAGAGCTTAGGTGCCCTTAACAGTAATAGCATTGAGGATAGCAAGAAGATACTTCTGAGCATCTGCCCAGGGATAGCTTCCCTCCATGATGTTCGGATCCTGGAGAGTCTCCTCACCATGGGCTTCTCTTTCTGGGGGCATAAGAGCAGGGATTCCCTGAAGGTCCTTACACTGGAAATTTCCTCTGATGTACGCAacatgaaactgaagtcactgcTTCAGAGCTGCCCTCAAAACACAAGATGTTACTAGGTGTGGCCTTGGGAGAATCCTAGTCACCCTTAAACCCAGCTGTATAGATAGCTCCTCCTTCCTCTACCCCCAAACACATACCTAAATGTTTACAGAGCACATGCTGGCTCCACAGGTGGTCACCTCTTATGACCCCGAGTCCTAGATGGGCCTCCCACCGTGAGCCCATCACGCTTGGTCCACATCCATCCATGGTGCCTGGTAAGTAGTAGCTGCTCAGTGACTTGGCAATTATAGAATGACTGACTGACTCagtgaatgggtgaatgaatgaatggcataATCTGATTTCTGAGAAGTCTCTCTTCTTTTGAAATGAGTTGAAAGGGAGAGTAAGGGTTCAGCAAAGCTTAGGGACGGGCAGCTTCCGCTGCCTTCTCCACCCAGTGTTCATGGTCAGCTGGTTTAATGATCTATCTCCCTCTGGGCTGCTACCAGCACCATGATGACAGCTGAGCTCCTAGCCTCTCACCTCACTTTAACACCCCTCTGGGCTTGGGCCAGGTCCCTCTCTTTACCCAAACTCCTTCTCACAGACTCCTGACATAGGGGGCTTGGGGCAGAATCTGTTGCTACATTTGGTAAGATTCTCAGGCCTGAGGAACCTGCTTCCTGCCCTCTGTCCTGTGGTATCAGCCAGCTTGTCTCAGGCTCTGGAGGATCTGAACCCACGTCTGGGTCTTGGCTCTGGATGTCAAAGAATTTCCCTGTCACCCAGTACCCCACCTTGGCTGGGTTCTCCTGCCTGTCTTGACTTGTGCTTCCTGTACTCCACCCCACACTGCTCTGGATCCCGACTCTGTAACTTTCCCTTGACCCCTGACATCATTTTCCCCATTTGTTCGTCTGAAGCTCACTAGTGGTTGGCATTAAGTCAGTTCTCCCTTTCAAAGAAGGTCTGCTTTTTACCATCAGGGTGGCGTTAGCCAGTGAACCTAGCCCCATACACTTCCCACACAAAGAAAGGGCAAACTGGGTGGTTTCTGATGGTGAATGCATCTCTCAGAAAGGGTCAACTCCTTGACCTTTCACAGGAGGCTGCTGCTCCTCTCTAGTCAAAACCCAGCTCCCCTCTGGGCCAGCTGGGGAATCTTTCCTCTACTAGCTCCCTCCGAGTGTGGAGCTAGTTCCTCAATCGTGCACAGAGCAAGGAGGGGGACCCCCACACTTGTGAACACAGTGATCACACTCTTCCTTTGCTGACTGAGGACACTCCCTCCTCCTTTACTTCCCCAAGGCCCAGAGCACATAGGGACTGACTTGCCAGATTCGAAAGCCCATCATTTTAGCATAGGAACCCATATTTAAAATATGGTAACATCTAGAAACAAGTGAGAGTTTTACTGCCACCTCCCCCTGAGCACTGTGGGGAGCTCAGGAGACCAGAATGTTGATCCCCACCGTACACTTCAGGCTCGGatgtttaaaggaaaacaaagtctATAACACATGGTGCCCCCATCtataaaagaagaggaggagaggaaacacCAGACCTAGGTGTTTAGAAGCCTCCTGGATGCTTCAGCGCAGGAGGCAAGAGAAGCAGTGGTTGCCGGCATGAATGCTGAGCTGGAGAGAGCATGGAAGTCCTAATGCTGGAGAGCTTCTACCCAGCCCAGTCCCCAGGGAGCAAGAGAGAGAGGTGGAATATGGAAGGGGTGCAGTCCAGGCAGCACAGCTTCTTTCATTTTTGGGatacagctgatttacagtgGTGTGCTAGTttcagtgtgttagtcactcagttctgtcccactcattgtgaccccatggactgcagcccgccaagactgttagtttcaggtatatggcaaagtgaatcagtaatacatatatccacttttttttccagattcttttcccatgtagatcATTACTGACTTCTGAgtagagctctctgtgctatccagtagaTCATTATTAGGTAACTATTTTATAtgcagtagtgtgtatatgtcaatctcagtctcccaatttacccctccccatctggcgtgctgcgattcatggtgtcgcaaagagtcggacacgactgagcgactgaactgaactgaactgaactgatctcctttCCCCCTCTGGtaacaaaagtttgttttctgtatctgtgactctgtttgtgtgtttatagataagttcatttgtaacatttttaaaagatttctcatATAAAtgatacgatatttgtctttttgtttcttacTTGCTTCCTTCAtgacaacctctaggtccatccatgttgctgcaaatggcatcattttgttcttttttatgactgagtgatatttcattgcctatatctatctatatacattgtgtatatctatatctatatctatagctatatataccacatattctttattcacTTCTCTGTTGATGAacgtctaggttgctttcatgtcttggctattatgaatagtgcttcGTGGCTTCTTTAGTGGAAGAATCAGATAGAAACCTGTCTTCCTAAGAACAGAGTTCTTtaccctccctcttttctttcccctgaaaggatggataaaaatttaaatctggcttcttttactcgaggtaggaagaaagaaagggccAAGGCTTAGTGTCCGGCCCAGTTGTTATGCTCTTGTTAGTCagatgaccttgagcaagttaccgAACCTTT
This region includes:
- the LOC102282262 gene encoding cornifin-B isoform X2 is translated as MSSHQQKQPCIPPPQLQQHQVKQPCQPPPQETCIPQTKEPCHTKVPEPCHPKVPEPCHPKVPEPCHPKVPEPCPSPVIPGPAQQKTKQK
- the LOC102282262 gene encoding cornifin isoform X1, yielding MSSHQQKQPCIPPPQLQQHQVKQPCQPPPQETCIPQTKEPCHTKVPEPCHPKVPEPCHPKVPEPCHPKVPEPCHPKVPEPCHPKVPEPCHPKVPEPCHPKVPEPCHPKVPEPCPSPVIPGPAQQKTKQK